In Diachasmimorpha longicaudata isolate KC_UGA_2023 chromosome 4, iyDiaLong2, whole genome shotgun sequence, a single genomic region encodes these proteins:
- the LOC135161246 gene encoding uncharacterized protein LOC135161246 — MTSIPLIVIIGSISFLVRIAITERLYRKDPLAYNPGIYYEKIDQIRRINRNWRLMLTIDLEGLSGQPLPGQIMIEKHYKDCAAHQEPRNCRQALGLDKMNDLAKELRYIQEHGQQVLQSNPAHMRAPSRTARAPFFGFIGTIARKVFGTMDYNDHEHITKEINRLYQDQRQITHLIENSTHLIQAEINSMKMINNKNILRMRQAEEQLDRLTNKSNNMITHINSLEYLQHLTQIANEAEYGARKYLETTHKVVQAVEEAKHGKLNPMLINNEQIKNAAQEIEKAAEDSLFPINKEKLDINLLAQISKMETGHSKRKFLVILNIPLLARESMDLFKIISCKVPQTVQRNKTVAAYIQPEKEYIMTSKISPKFALTDESYLRTCIPLENCLACPKGLPMQKPGATPSCEYQLLTNADLNPTPKAYQNCNIRLSNNLNTQWTKLTHSEGWLYSAIQPERLEITCQGLEVESTIINGTGILHLNNRCSAETKTIILEGTGLIESQLPTIHGIPITMNITEMAPSLSDAPKKMGMLTQVEHHAIPDIDNTKMFDESMQQTIDAAKKIGLHHQEEYTHRIFTAANCSITGILSVVTIIAGIVAYTRGWSILPLLSYCCRRNRIKTTREQQCKNQKRPAIERFEEVPMATISMPAVRIAPALPALPPPIRKENQETSPPESPQRTGVTISYI, encoded by the coding sequence ATGACCAGCATCCCATTGATCGTAATAATCGGGAGTATAAGTTTCCTGGTGAGAATAGCCATAACGGAACGGCTCTATCGAAAAGATCCCCTTGCATATAATCCGGGAATCTACTATGAGAAAATCGATCAAATAAGGAGAATAAACCGGAACTGGCGACTAATGTTGACCATCGATCTAGAAGGCTTATCAGGTCAACCTTTACCCGGACAGATTATGATCGAGAAACATTACAAAGACTGTGCTGCTCACCAAGAACCACGGAATTGCCGACAAGCCCTAGGACTAGACAAAATGAATGACCTCGCAAAGGAGCTTCGATATATCCAAGAACATGGACAACAGGTTTTACAATCCAACCCAGCGCACATGCGAGCACCATCCCGAACAGCCAGGGCGCCGTTCTTCGGCTTTATCGGAACAATTGCCAGAAAAGTTTTCGGAACAATGGACTATAACGACCACGAACATATTACTAAAGAAATTAATCGATTATACCAAGACCAACGCCAAATAACACATCTGATTGAAAATTCCACACACCTGATTCAGGCTGAGATAAACTCGATGAAAATGATTAATAACAAGAACATTTTAAGGATGAGACAAGCGGAGGAACAACTGGACCGGCTGACCAACAAATCAAATAACATGATTACACACATCAACTCTCTGGAATACCTGCAACATTTGACACAAATAGCAAATGAAGCAGAGTATGGCGCCCGGAAATATCTAGAAACTACTCACAAAGTGGTGCAAGCAGTTGAGGAAGCAAAACATGGGAAACTAAATCCAATGCTAATAAACAACGAACAAATTAAAAACGCCGCCCAAGAAATAGAAAAGGCTGCAGAGGATAGTCTCTTCCCCATCAACAAAGAGAAACTGGACATAAACCTTTTAGCCCAGATAAGCAAGATGGAAACAGGACACagcaaaagaaaatttctagTTATTCTGAATATACCCCTACTAGCAAGAGAATCAATGGATCTATTCAAAATCATATCATGCAAAGTTCCACAAACTGTGCAAAGAAACAAAACAGTTGCAGCATATATCCAACCAGAAAAGGAATACATCATGACCTCCAAAATCAGTCCAAAATTCGCCCTCACTGACGAAAGCTACTTGAGAACCTGTATCCCCCTAGAAAACTGCCTTGCTTGCCCCAAAGGATTGCCAATGCAAAAACCGGGAGCAACCCCGAGTTGCGAGTATCAACTCCTCACCAACGCCGATTTAAACCCAACACCAAAAGCATACCAAAATTGCAACATACGTCTGAGCAACAACTTGAACACCCAATGGACAAAATTAACCCACAGTGAAGGATGGTTATACTCAGCCATACAACCAGAAAGGCTAGAGATAACATGCCAGGGACTGGAAGTCGAATCGACCATCATCAATGGAACAGGAATCCTTCACCTCAACAACAGATGCTCGGCAGAAACAAAGACCATCATATTGGAAGGGACCGGCCTCATCGAGTCCCAACTACCAACAATTCATGGCATACCCATCACCATGAATATCACCGAAATGGCTCCTAGTCTGAGTGACGCACCAAAGAAGATGGGTATGCTTACCCAAGTTGAACATCATGCCATCCCAGATATCGATAACACCAAAATGTTCGATGAATCTATGCAGCAGACCATTGACGCAGCAAAGAAAATAGGCCTACACCACCAAGAAGAATACACACACCGCATATTCACAGCCGCAAACTGTAGTATCACAGGTATTCTCTCCGTGGTCACCATCATCGCAGGAATTGTGGCATACACAAGAGGGTGGAGTATATTACCGCTGCTAAGCTACTGCTGCCGCAGAAACAGGATAAAAACCACCAGAGAACAACAATGCAAAAACCAGAAACGACCAGCCATTGAACGATTCGAGGAGGTACCAATGGCCACTATCAGCATGCCCGCCGTAAGAATAGCCCCCGCGCTACCAGCACTCCCACCACCAATCCGAAAAGAGAACCAGGAGACCTCCCCACCAGAATCACCTCAACGGACAGGCGTAACTATCAGCTACATCTAA
- the LOC135161247 gene encoding DNA-dependent metalloprotease SPRTN-like → MPSKGRRIRNAPRELRVLLSRCDQPGPDGVKVSLGLLPYVDMVLGENPDIFRLSGVLNKQFFGGGVRGFTYLRSNRKKDCFGYTDFTTKIIYLQEFMFSAGLCRSVLVRALFHEMIHAFLDNTGADRNENSGHGPIFMREVSRINKLLGCDLMDESDVSWDRLRILNLDKVFICNKCRKKVSRVLTRPPGPDDFYPWYESHRRRCGGTFGLAA, encoded by the exons ATGCCTTCGAAAGGCCGTCGTATTCGAAATGCTCCTCGGGAGTTGAGAGTTTTGTTGTCGCGGTGTGATCAACCTGGACCTGATGGGGTGAAAGTGTCTCTTGGTCTTTTGCCATATGTCGATATGGTTTTGGGAGAGAATCCTGATATTTTTAGGTTGAGTGGAGTTTTGAATAAGCAGTTTTTTGGAGGTGGGGTGCGTGGATTCACCTATCTTCGATCTAACCGAAAGAAGGACTGTTTCGGTTATACGGATTTTACGACGaagataatttatttgcaagAGTTCATGTTCTCTGCGGGATTATGTAGGTCAGTGTTAGTTCGCGCCCTCTTTCATGAGATGATCCATGCGTTTTTGGATAACACTGGCGCGGATAGGAACGAGAACTCTGGGCATGGACCGATTTTTATGAGGGAGGTGTCCCGGATAAACAAGCTGCTGGGATGTGATCTGATGGATGAAAGTGACGTTTCTTGGGATAGGCTACGGATTTTAAATCTGGATAAGGTTTTTATCTGTAACAAGTGTCGGAAGAAGGTGTCACGCGTCTTAACTCGCCCACCAGGACCGGATGATTTTTATCCTTGGTATGAGAGTCATCGGAGGAGATGTGGGGGTACTTTTGGTTTGGCAG CTTGA
- the LOC135161460 gene encoding ribonuclease H1-like, whose product MTISISGYRNMPPREIQIQKKTWITAYIDGSCSYNGTTNAIAGVGVWFGDRHPLNTYQTLKEERATNITAETAAAIEACRICIRHDIKRVKLITDSKYLIDCMTKHLPKWKLNGWLNAKSKPVVNQKLLKELDTLTQQLEVQFEYTPGHKGIYGNERADELAKAGSKIYAST is encoded by the coding sequence atgacaatATCAATCTCTGGTTACAGGAACATGCCCCCGAGAGAAATCCAGATTCAAAAGAAAACTTGGATCACGGCCTATATCGATGGTTCATGCTCATACAATGGCACCACCAACGCCATAGCTGGAGTAGGGGTCTGGTTTGGAGACAGACACCCCCTGAATACCTATCAGACCCTGAAAGAAGAAAGAGCCACCAATATCACGGCGGAAACCGCAGCGGCCATAGAAGCTTGCAGAATATGCATCAGGCATGACATAAAACGAGTCAAATTAATAACCGATTCTAAATACCTGATCGACTGCATGACCAAGCATTTGCCCAAATGGAAGCTGAATGGTTGGCTCAATGCAAAGAGCAAACCAGTCGTCAACCAGAAATTATTGAAGGAATTAGATACCCTGACTCAACAACTAGAGGTCCAATTTGAATATACACCTGGGCATAAAGGAATCTATGGAAACGAAAGAGCTGATGAACTAGCTAAAGCAGGATCAAAAATCTACGCATCCACCTAA